One segment of Desulfovibrio sp. TomC DNA contains the following:
- a CDS encoding amphi-Trp domain-containing protein yields the protein MRVNKLFKYDGLQQPDTIAAYLEAVRDGFASGEITLTQGEDVLTLAPKGLVAVTVEGKLKGEDRKLKLTFRWKEREQECNAPLLITARDDGDA from the coding sequence ATGCGCGTGAACAAGCTTTTCAAATATGACGGCTTACAACAGCCCGATACCATCGCCGCCTATCTCGAGGCGGTGCGCGACGGTTTTGCCTCCGGCGAGATCACCCTGACCCAGGGCGAGGACGTGCTGACCCTGGCTCCCAAGGGGCTGGTGGCCGTCACCGTCGAGGGCAAACTCAAGGGCGAGGACCGCAAGCTCAAGCTGACCTTTCGCTGGAAGGAACGCGAGCAGGAATGTAATGCCCCGCTCCTCATCACGGCCCGGGACGACGGCGATGCATGA